The following are encoded in a window of Arvicanthis niloticus isolate mArvNil1 chromosome 1, mArvNil1.pat.X, whole genome shotgun sequence genomic DNA:
- the Taf5 gene encoding transcription initiation factor TFIID subunit 5, whose amino-acid sequence MAALAEEQTEVAVKLEPEGPPTLLPPQAGDGAGEGSGGTPNNGPNGGSGNVAVAAAAGGDGGTPKPVVAVSAAAPAGAAPVPAAPAEAGAPHDRQTLLAVLQFLRQSNLREAEEALRREARLLEEAVAGSGAPGELDGAGAEAASALLSRVTASVPGSAGPDPPGAGASVTSVFSGSASGPVAPGKVANVAVEDQPDVSAVLSAYNQQGDPTMYEEYYSGLKHFIECSLDCHRAELSQLFYPLFVHMYLELVYNQHESEAKSFFEKFHGDQECYYQDDLRVLSSLTKKEHMKGNETMLDFRTSKFVLRISRDSYQLLKRHLQEKQNNQIWNIVQEHLYIDIFDGMPRSKQQIDAMVGSLAGEAKREANKSKVFFGLLKEPEIEVPLDDEDEEGENEEGKPKKKKPKKDSVGSKSKKQDPNAPPQNRIPLPELKDSDKLDKIMNMKETTKRVRLGPDCLPSICFYTFLNAYQGLTAVDVTDDSSLIAGGFADSTVRVWSVTPKKLRSVKQASDLSLIDKESDDVLERIMDEKTASELKILYGHSGPVYGASFSPDRNYLLSSSEDGTVRLWSLQTFTCLVGYKGHNYPVWDTQFSPYGYYFVSGGHDRVARLWATDHYQPLRIFAGHLADVNCTRFHPNSNYVATGSADRTVRLWDVLNGNCVRIFTGHKGPIHSLTFSPNGRFLATGATDGRVLLWDIGHGLMVGELKGHTDTVCSLRFSRDGEILASGSMDNTVRLWDAIKAFEDLETDDFTTATGHINLPENSQELLLGTYMTKSTPVVHLHFTRRNLVLAAGAYSPQ is encoded by the exons CTAACAACGGCCCCAACGGCGGCAGCGGGAATGTGGCGGTGGCGGCAGCGGCCGGTGGGGACGGCGGGACCCCCAAGCCTGTGGTGGCTGTCTCTGCCGCTGCCCCGGCGGGGGCGGCCCCGGTGCCCGCCGCTCCCGCGGAGGCCGGCGCTCCCCACGACCGACAGACTCTTCTGGCTGTGCTGCAGTTCCTACGGCAGAGCAACCTCCGCGAGGCCGAAGAGGCACTGCGCCGTGAGGCCCGGCTGCTGGAGGAGGCGGTGGCGGGCTCCGGAGCTCCGGGAGAGTTGGACGGGGCTGGCGCGGAGGCGGCTAGCGCGCTTCTCAGCCGGGTCACCGCTTCAGTTCCCGGCTCTGCGGGCCCCGACCCTCCGGGGGCCGGCGCTTCGGTGACCTCAGTGTTCTCAGGTTCAGCCTCAGGTCCTGTGGCTCCAGGAAAGG TTGCAAATGTAGCTGTGGAAGACCAGCCAGACGTCAGTGCTGTCTTGTCGGCCTACAACCAACAAGGAGACCCTACGATGTATGAAGAGTACTACAGTGGACTGAAACACTTCATTGAATGTTCTCTGGACTGCCATCGAGCAGAGTTATCCCAACTCTTTTATCCTCTGTTTGTACATATGTACTTGGAGCTAGTTTATAATCAACATGAAAGTGAAGCAAAATCATTCTTTGAGAA GTTCCATGGAGATCAGGAATGTTATTACCAGGATGACCTACGAGTATTATCTAGTCTTACCAAAAAGGAACACATGAAAGGGAATGAGACCATGCTGGACTTTCGGACAAGTAAATTTGTTCTTCGCATTTCCCGTGACTCGTACCAACTCTTGAAGCGGCATCTTCAGGAGAAGCAGAACAATCAGATATGGAACATAGTTCAGGAGCACCTCTACATTGACATCTTTGATGGGATGCCTCGCAGTAAGCAACAGATAGACGCCATGGTAGGAAGCTTGGCAGGAGAAGCAAAACGAGAAGCAAACAAATCAAAG GTATTTTTTGGTTTGTTAAAAGAACCAGAAATCGAGGTGCCTTTGGATGATGAGGATGAAGAAGGggagaatgaagaaggaaaacctaaAAAGAAGAAGCCAAAGAAGGATAGTGTTGGCtctaaaagcaaaaaacaagaTCCCAATGCCCCGCCTCAAAACAG AATCCCTCTTCCTGAGTTGAAAGATTCAGACAAACTGGACAAAATAATGAATATGAAAGAAACTACCAAACGAGTGCGCCTTGGGCCAGACTGTTTACCCTCCATTTGTTTCTATACATTCCTTAATGCTTACCAG GGCCTCACTGCAGTGGATGTCACGGATGATTCTAGTCTGATTGCTGGAGGTTTTGCTGATTCAACTGTCAGAGTGTGGTCTGTGACCCCTAAAAAGCTTCGTAGTGTCAAACAAGCATCAG ATCTTAGTCTTATAGACAAAGAATCAGATGATGTCTTAGAGAGAATCATGGATGAGAAAACTGCAAGTGAGTTGAAGATTTTGTATGGTCACAGTGGGCCTGTCTATGGAGCCAGCTTCAGTCCGGATAG GAACTATCTGCTCTCCTCTTCAGAGGATGGAACTGTCAGGCTCTGGAGCCTTCagactttcacttgcttggttgggTATAAAGGACACAACTACCCAGTATGGGACACACAGTTTTCTCCATATGGATATTATTTCGTGTCAGGAGGCCATGACCGAGTAGCTCG gctTTGGGCTACAGATCACTATCAGCCTTTAAGGATATTTGCTGGCCATCTCGCTGATGTGAATTGCACTAGATTTCATCCAAATTCCAACTATGTTGCTACGGGCTCTGCAGACAGAACTGTGCGGCTCTGGGATGTCCTCAACGGGAACTGTGTAAGGATCTTCACTGGACACAAG GGACCAATTCATTCCTTGACATTTTCTCCCAATGGGAGATTCCTGGCTACAGGAGCAACAGATGGCAGAGTACTTCTTTGGGATATTGGACATGGCTTGATGGTTGGAGAATTAAAAGGTCACACTGATACAGTGTGTTCACTTAGGTTTAGTAGAGATGGTGAAATTTTGGCATCAG GTTCAATGGATAATACAGTCCGGTTATGGGATGCCATCAAAGCGTTTGAAGATTTAGAGACTGATGACTTTACTACAGCCACTGGGCATATAAATCTACCTGAGAATTCCCAGGAGTTATTATTGGGTACATATATGACCAAATCGACACCAGTTGTACACCTACATTTTACAAGAAGAAACTTGGTTCTAGCTGCAGGAGCTTACAGTCCGCAATAA